One Glutamicibacter mishrai genomic window carries:
- a CDS encoding GH1 family beta-glucosidase, whose product MTHHLSQEFAWPKHFLFGSATAAAQIEGAGHLYGKEDSVWDAFARKQGAIAGGENLEVAVDHYHRYREDVQLMRELGLDSYRFSTSWARVVPGGRTVNEQGLDFYSRLVDELLENGILPWLTLYHWDLPQALEERGGWTNRETAYKFVEYAEAVYAKLGDRVQHWTTFNEPLCSSLIGYASGEHAPGRQEPEAALAAMHHQHLAHGLATQRLRELGAKELGITLNLTNAVPNDPTDPVDLEAARRIDALWNRMYLDPILKGSYPQDLLEDVSHLGLAEVIQPGDLQIIHQPIDFLGVNHYHDDNVSGHPLPGRQPPAVVPTDSAKSSPFVGSEYVSFPARDLPRTAMGWEVNPQGLRVLLNRLKKDYENLPALYITENGASYTDVLSEEGTIEDEERSEYILNHLDEVARSLEDGVDVRGYFVWSLLDNFEWAWGYDKRFGIIYVDYQTQERIIKNSGRAYAGLIASNRTMA is encoded by the coding sequence ATGACTCACCATCTATCTCAAGAATTCGCCTGGCCCAAGCATTTCCTATTCGGCTCGGCCACCGCGGCGGCGCAAATTGAAGGCGCCGGCCACCTCTACGGCAAGGAAGACTCCGTCTGGGACGCCTTCGCCCGCAAGCAAGGGGCCATCGCCGGGGGAGAAAATCTCGAAGTCGCGGTAGACCACTACCACCGCTATCGCGAAGATGTTCAGCTGATGCGCGAACTGGGCCTGGACTCCTACCGCTTCTCCACCAGCTGGGCCCGCGTCGTGCCCGGCGGGCGCACCGTCAACGAGCAAGGCCTGGATTTCTATTCGCGCCTGGTCGATGAACTGCTCGAGAACGGCATCCTGCCCTGGCTGACCCTGTACCACTGGGATCTGCCGCAGGCGTTGGAAGAACGCGGCGGATGGACCAATCGCGAGACGGCCTACAAGTTTGTCGAGTATGCCGAGGCTGTATACGCAAAGCTCGGCGACCGGGTGCAGCATTGGACCACCTTTAATGAGCCGCTGTGCTCGTCGCTGATCGGATATGCCTCCGGCGAGCATGCGCCGGGCCGGCAAGAACCCGAGGCGGCCTTGGCCGCGATGCACCATCAGCACTTGGCCCACGGCCTGGCGACCCAGCGGCTGCGGGAGCTTGGCGCCAAGGAATTGGGAATTACACTCAACCTGACTAACGCTGTGCCCAACGACCCCACCGATCCGGTGGATCTGGAAGCCGCCCGCCGCATCGATGCACTGTGGAATCGCATGTACCTGGATCCGATCCTCAAGGGCAGCTATCCGCAGGACCTTTTGGAAGACGTAAGCCACTTGGGACTGGCCGAGGTGATCCAGCCAGGGGATCTGCAGATCATTCACCAGCCCATCGATTTCCTGGGTGTGAACCACTACCATGATGACAATGTCTCGGGCCATCCGCTGCCTGGACGACAGCCACCTGCGGTGGTTCCCACCGACTCCGCGAAGTCATCGCCATTCGTTGGCAGCGAGTACGTGAGCTTCCCAGCGCGAGACCTGCCCCGAACCGCAATGGGCTGGGAAGTGAATCCCCAGGGCTTGCGCGTGCTGTTGAACCGCTTGAAGAAGGACTACGAGAATCTCCCGGCGCTGTACATCACCGAAAACGGCGCGTCCTACACGGACGTGCTCAGCGAAGAGGGAACCATCGAGGATGAGGAGCGCAGCGAATACATCTTGAACCATCTTGATGAAGTTGCCCGATCCCTCGAAGATGGCGTGGATGTGCGCGGCTATTTCGTCTGGTCGCTGCTGGATAACTTCGAGTGGGCCTGGGGCTATGACAAGCGCTTTGGCATCATCTACGTGGATTACCAGACCCAAGAGCGAATCATTAAGAATAGTGGTCGCGCTTACGCAGGCCTGATCGCCTCCAATCGTACAATGGCTTAA
- a CDS encoding carbohydrate ABC transporter permease encodes MSTTTPMSRPTAKAEKPGAPTVEKLEESKAERAMRRRHLRGRLDFKYSPYLYISPFFILFALVGLFPLIYTFVVSINDWELLGGAGDWVGLDNYKAELASPLFWNSLFNTFSIFLLSAIPQLVVATFIAAMLDQNIRAKTFWRMSVLVPYVVTPVAVTLIFSTAFDEKYGLINNLLGALNLDTIAWKTDVFPSHMAIATMVNWRWTGYNALILLAAMQAVPRELHESAAIDGAGVIRRFFSITLPSIRPTMIFVIITATIGGLQIFTEPKLFNPSSSVPGGPDRQYQTTVLYLWDLAFNRGDFGRASAVAWMLFLIIIVIGVINFLISGTIASSSDKQKTRRIATRKGKK; translated from the coding sequence ATGAGCACCACGACACCCATGTCACGGCCGACAGCAAAGGCCGAAAAACCCGGCGCGCCCACGGTTGAAAAGCTGGAAGAATCCAAAGCCGAGCGGGCCATGCGCCGCCGGCACCTGCGCGGCCGGCTGGATTTCAAATACTCGCCATACCTCTATATCTCCCCGTTCTTCATCCTCTTCGCGCTGGTCGGGCTATTCCCGCTGATCTATACCTTCGTGGTGTCGATCAACGACTGGGAACTGCTTGGCGGCGCCGGCGACTGGGTGGGGCTGGATAACTACAAGGCCGAACTGGCCTCGCCGCTATTCTGGAATTCGCTGTTCAACACCTTCAGCATCTTCCTGCTCTCCGCCATCCCGCAGCTGGTCGTCGCGACCTTCATCGCGGCGATGCTGGACCAGAATATTCGGGCGAAGACCTTCTGGCGCATGAGCGTGCTGGTGCCCTACGTAGTCACCCCGGTGGCCGTGACGCTGATCTTCTCCACCGCGTTCGATGAAAAGTACGGGCTGATCAACAACCTGCTCGGTGCCCTGAACCTGGATACGATCGCATGGAAAACCGACGTGTTCCCCTCGCATATGGCCATTGCGACCATGGTGAACTGGCGCTGGACCGGGTACAACGCGCTGATCCTGCTCGCGGCCATGCAGGCGGTGCCGCGTGAACTGCACGAATCGGCGGCCATCGACGGGGCCGGAGTGATCCGCCGCTTCTTCTCCATCACCCTGCCCAGCATCCGCCCGACCATGATCTTCGTGATCATCACGGCGACCATCGGCGGCCTGCAGATCTTCACCGAACCCAAGCTGTTCAACCCCAGCAGCTCGGTGCCGGGCGGCCCGGACCGGCAATACCAGACCACCGTGCTGTACCTGTGGGACTTGGCCTTCAACCGCGGAGATTTCGGGCGCGCCTCGGCCGTGGCCTGGATGCTGTTCCTGATCATCATCGTGATCGGCGTGATCAACTTCTTGATCTCCGGCACCATCGCCTCGTCATCGGATAAGCAGAAAACCCGCCGAATCGCTACCAGGAAGGGCAAAAAATGA
- a CDS encoding YhgE/Pip domain-containing protein, with product MTTLQLALSELKRMTRGTLPKLALIALTCVPLLYGALYLYANWDPQGNLDKVTAAVVNLDDGAEKDGKDTKVGDDVVKNLEEDGTFSWAHLDSRQEAEDAVASGEYAFALVLPDDFSAALVSPGDFKKADQANLELLTNDANNFMVSNFARTLAGEVRNSVSEEVGTETASAMIAGFVDIHDSMGDAADGAKKLYDGTLNLGDGVVTLADGTTKLVDGSSDLSDGTVQLKDGTTQLSGGLDDLLAGQKKLSTGANALADGTSELATGADKLNDGLQKMQSQTSSLPGSVGKLNDGAHSAKNAADQLATGSRQVADGNAQLAGTADDAISVINQLQSDTDAQLKKVKSDSQAQLDALVADGTLTEEQAKTIKATISQSVENSSVPDALDAKVKQVNSGLSGLQTQLHTLADGSEKVADGNKQLASGLGTLADGTKKLDAAVPALVDGISTAADGSAKLAAGAHSADDGAQKLADGEKSALAGTSQAADGAKTLDDGAGSLVDGSDQLHSGLVQLSDGVGDLSDGAQQLEDGSGDLSDGLKDGVKEVPNPDEKTSDQLADVIGSPVALDNVKQTAAQSYGAGLAPFFMTLATYIGVLVLTQVMRPITKRALLSNGSNWKISIGGWLPFAAIAVVQTTLLYSAVHFGLGLNTAHPWMAWLLLVLAALCFSALIQGFFALLGTAGKFLVLVLMVLQLITAGGTFPWQTLPEPLQFLHQILPMGNVVLGMRHLVYGADLSVMSTVIGSLLAYTVLGLLLSMLAVRKNKTWTLKTLQPELKE from the coding sequence ATGACGACTTTGCAACTTGCGCTCTCCGAACTCAAGCGCATGACCCGAGGCACCCTGCCGAAGCTGGCGCTGATCGCCTTGACCTGCGTGCCATTGCTCTACGGCGCGCTCTACCTGTACGCCAACTGGGACCCGCAGGGCAACCTGGACAAGGTCACCGCCGCGGTGGTCAACCTCGATGACGGAGCGGAAAAAGACGGCAAGGACACCAAGGTCGGCGACGACGTGGTGAAGAACCTCGAAGAGGACGGCACCTTCAGCTGGGCCCATCTGGACTCCCGCCAAGAGGCCGAAGACGCGGTCGCCAGCGGCGAGTACGCCTTCGCACTGGTGCTGCCCGACGACTTCTCCGCAGCCCTGGTCTCCCCCGGCGACTTCAAGAAGGCCGACCAGGCCAATCTCGAGCTGCTGACGAACGACGCGAATAACTTCATGGTTTCCAACTTCGCCCGCACCTTGGCCGGCGAGGTGCGCAATTCGGTCTCCGAAGAGGTCGGGACCGAAACCGCCTCGGCGATGATCGCCGGATTTGTGGATATCCACGACTCCATGGGCGATGCAGCCGACGGTGCCAAGAAGCTCTATGACGGAACCCTGAACCTCGGCGATGGAGTAGTCACCCTGGCCGACGGCACGACCAAATTGGTGGACGGCAGCAGCGATCTGAGCGATGGCACCGTCCAGCTCAAGGACGGCACCACGCAGCTTTCCGGCGGCCTGGATGACCTGCTGGCAGGGCAGAAGAAACTCAGCACCGGCGCCAATGCGCTGGCCGACGGCACCTCAGAGCTGGCCACCGGCGCCGACAAGCTCAATGACGGCCTGCAGAAAATGCAATCGCAGACCTCCTCGCTGCCCGGCTCGGTGGGCAAGCTCAACGATGGAGCACACAGCGCCAAGAACGCCGCCGATCAGCTGGCCACCGGTTCGCGCCAAGTCGCAGACGGCAACGCGCAGCTGGCCGGCACCGCAGATGATGCCATCTCGGTGATCAACCAGCTGCAATCAGACACCGATGCGCAGCTGAAAAAGGTCAAAAGCGACTCCCAGGCCCAACTGGATGCCCTGGTCGCCGACGGCACGCTGACCGAGGAACAGGCCAAGACTATCAAGGCCACCATCAGCCAAAGCGTCGAGAACTCCTCCGTGCCCGACGCCCTGGATGCCAAGGTCAAGCAGGTGAACTCAGGCCTCTCCGGACTGCAGACCCAGCTGCACACCCTGGCCGACGGTTCCGAAAAGGTCGCCGACGGCAATAAGCAGCTGGCCAGCGGCCTGGGCACCCTGGCCGATGGCACCAAAAAGCTGGATGCCGCGGTACCGGCCCTGGTTGATGGCATTTCCACGGCCGCCGACGGTTCGGCCAAGCTTGCCGCCGGTGCGCACAGCGCAGATGACGGTGCCCAGAAGCTGGCCGACGGCGAGAAGTCGGCGCTGGCCGGCACCTCCCAGGCCGCCGACGGTGCCAAGACCCTGGATGACGGAGCCGGTTCCCTGGTGGATGGCAGCGATCAGCTGCACAGCGGCCTGGTGCAGCTCTCCGACGGCGTGGGCGACCTCTCCGATGGAGCGCAGCAGCTCGAAGACGGCTCCGGCGACCTCTCCGACGGCCTGAAGGATGGCGTCAAGGAAGTCCCGAACCCGGATGAGAAGACCAGCGACCAGCTGGCCGACGTGATCGGCTCCCCGGTGGCCCTGGATAACGTCAAGCAGACCGCTGCCCAGTCCTACGGCGCCGGACTGGCACCGTTCTTCATGACCCTGGCGACCTATATAGGAGTTTTGGTCCTCACCCAGGTGATGCGCCCGATCACCAAACGCGCCCTGCTCTCCAACGGCAGCAATTGGAAGATCTCGATCGGCGGCTGGCTGCCCTTCGCGGCGATCGCCGTGGTGCAAACCACCCTGCTCTACTCGGCCGTGCACTTCGGCCTGGGCCTGAACACGGCGCACCCATGGATGGCCTGGCTGCTCTTGGTCCTCGCCGCACTGTGCTTCAGCGCCTTGATCCAGGGATTCTTCGCCCTGCTGGGCACCGCCGGCAAGTTCCTGGTGCTGGTACTCATGGTCCTGCAGCTGATCACCGCCGGAGGAACCTTCCCATGGCAGACCCTGCCCGAGCCATTGCAGTTCCTGCACCAGATCCTGCCGATGGGCAATGTCGTGCTCGGCATGCGCCACCTGGTCTACGGCGCCGACCTGAGCGTCATGTCCACGGTCATCGGCTCCCTGCTGGCCTACACGGTCCTCGGTTTGCTGCTGAGCATGCTGGCGGTGCGCAAGAATAAGACCTGGACCCTGAAGACCCTGCAACCGGAGCTGAAAGAATGA
- a CDS encoding LacI family DNA-binding transcriptional regulator, which translates to MSTQEPRKPQATLELVAQRAGVSRATVSRVVNGSDRVKADARKAVEQAIRELNYVPNRAARSLAQGRTNSIALVVPENTAKFFADPYFAKVVQGAAQYVAGTEFMLTLLLSTESDPAKTTRYLQGGNVDGALVLSHHAADRSYADLGSLLPMVYGGRTMSTDQNEIYVVDIDNIAAARQATEVIIAQGRTKLAMIAGPQDMGAGLDRLTGFQQAVRNAGLEPAAVEIGDFTPASGHQIMQRLIGNNVDFDGLFTASAQMGFGALQALAEAGIKVPEDVSVTAVDDDSFARSSTPPLTTIAQFPERQGEIMAELLIKRIQGEQVPEWSIMDTQLVLRDSH; encoded by the coding sequence ATGAGCACGCAAGAACCACGCAAGCCGCAGGCAACACTGGAATTGGTGGCGCAGAGGGCTGGCGTCTCGCGCGCCACGGTCTCGCGAGTGGTCAATGGCTCGGATCGCGTCAAAGCGGATGCCAGGAAAGCGGTGGAACAGGCGATCCGGGAACTCAATTATGTGCCCAATCGGGCTGCTCGTTCCTTGGCTCAGGGGAGAACCAACTCGATTGCGCTTGTGGTCCCGGAAAACACCGCGAAGTTTTTCGCTGACCCCTATTTCGCCAAGGTCGTCCAGGGCGCAGCGCAATATGTCGCTGGCACCGAATTCATGTTGACCTTGCTGCTTTCTACCGAATCCGACCCGGCAAAAACCACTCGTTATCTCCAAGGCGGAAACGTTGACGGCGCCCTGGTCCTGTCGCACCATGCGGCCGACAGGTCTTATGCAGATCTGGGCTCCCTGCTCCCGATGGTTTACGGCGGGCGCACCATGAGTACCGACCAGAATGAAATCTACGTTGTCGACATCGACAATATTGCGGCTGCGCGCCAGGCGACCGAGGTCATCATTGCCCAAGGCCGGACCAAGCTGGCGATGATTGCCGGCCCCCAGGATATGGGTGCCGGGTTGGACCGTCTAACTGGATTCCAGCAAGCCGTTCGAAACGCGGGCCTGGAACCCGCGGCAGTCGAAATCGGAGATTTCACGCCAGCGAGCGGGCATCAGATCATGCAGCGGCTGATCGGGAACAACGTTGACTTTGACGGGCTGTTTACCGCCAGCGCCCAGATGGGCTTTGGTGCGTTGCAGGCCCTGGCCGAGGCAGGAATCAAAGTGCCCGAGGACGTGTCGGTGACAGCGGTGGATGACGATTCATTTGCGCGCAGCTCCACTCCACCGCTAACCACCATTGCGCAATTCCCCGAACGCCAGGGGGAGATCATGGCTGAATTGCTGATCAAGCGGATTCAAGGCGAGCAGGTTCCTGAATGGAGCATTATGGACACCCAGCTGGTGCTGCGCGACTCGCATTAA
- a CDS encoding ABC transporter substrate-binding protein: MKSSRTTRLAKVVALTSSIALLAAGCSSGASKDAAQPASADNPVTLTVTTFGTQGLDPLYKQYEKENPGVTIEATNIDTGGNALTDWKTKQAAGAGLPDVQAVEEGWLGQVMTVSDSFTDLNEYGASDISGDWVDWKVKQATDADGRTIGYGTDIGPMGLCYNSKLFKAAGLPSDRDKVAELFGGEDATWDDFFSVGADYVKKTDKAFYDQSGFVWNAMVNQLDEGYYKADGTLNIDSNAELRKRWDQLSDAASKGLSSGQTQWDWGKGQAFVDGSFAVMPCPGWMLGNVKGQVEGAGGDASDGWDFADVFPGGPANWGGAFLTVPSTSKHPAEAAKLAQYLTNATSQATSFEEAGAFPSNLEAQKSKAVTGENDLTKFFNGAPIGEILGHRAEGVKAQYKGADDSVIQEQVFGPATIAIDKGTDGEAAWNSALSTLQELEIK; the protein is encoded by the coding sequence GTGAAATCTTCACGCACAACCCGGCTTGCCAAGGTAGTAGCACTGACCTCAAGCATCGCGCTGCTGGCTGCCGGATGCTCATCGGGAGCAAGCAAGGACGCTGCCCAGCCAGCCTCGGCCGATAACCCCGTCACCCTCACCGTCACCACCTTCGGCACTCAGGGACTGGACCCGCTGTACAAGCAGTACGAGAAGGAAAACCCAGGGGTCACCATTGAAGCCACCAACATCGACACCGGCGGCAACGCGCTGACCGACTGGAAAACCAAACAGGCTGCAGGCGCCGGGTTGCCAGATGTGCAAGCTGTAGAAGAAGGCTGGCTCGGCCAGGTGATGACAGTGTCCGACAGCTTCACTGACCTGAACGAATACGGCGCCAGTGACATCTCCGGCGATTGGGTGGACTGGAAAGTCAAGCAGGCCACCGACGCTGACGGACGAACCATCGGCTACGGCACCGACATCGGCCCGATGGGCCTGTGCTACAACAGCAAGCTCTTCAAGGCTGCCGGTTTGCCCAGCGATCGCGACAAGGTCGCCGAGCTCTTCGGCGGCGAAGACGCCACGTGGGATGACTTCTTCTCGGTGGGCGCAGACTACGTGAAGAAGACCGACAAGGCCTTCTACGACCAGTCCGGCTTCGTCTGGAACGCCATGGTGAACCAGCTTGACGAGGGCTACTACAAAGCCGATGGCACCTTGAACATCGACTCCAATGCCGAACTGCGCAAGCGCTGGGACCAGCTCTCGGACGCCGCATCCAAGGGCTTGTCCTCCGGGCAGACCCAGTGGGACTGGGGCAAGGGTCAGGCCTTTGTCGATGGCTCCTTCGCCGTCATGCCTTGCCCCGGCTGGATGCTGGGCAACGTCAAGGGCCAAGTTGAAGGCGCCGGCGGCGACGCTTCCGATGGCTGGGACTTCGCCGATGTCTTCCCTGGCGGACCGGCCAACTGGGGCGGCGCATTCCTGACCGTGCCAAGCACCTCCAAGCACCCCGCTGAGGCTGCGAAGCTGGCCCAGTACCTGACCAACGCCACCTCCCAGGCCACCTCCTTCGAAGAGGCAGGCGCCTTCCCGAGCAACCTTGAAGCGCAGAAGTCCAAGGCAGTGACCGGCGAGAACGATCTGACCAAGTTCTTCAACGGCGCACCGATCGGCGAGATCCTTGGCCACCGCGCCGAAGGAGTGAAGGCCCAGTACAAGGGCGCAGATGACTCGGTCATCCAGGAGCAGGTCTTCGGGCCGGCAACCATCGCCATTGACAAGGGCACCGACGGGGAAGCTGCGTGGAACAGCGCACTGTCAACGCTGCAGGAACTGGAAATCAAGTAA
- a CDS encoding carbohydrate ABC transporter permease: MSNATLQRTAAPKPVRLGRGKNFSADRRPGFLTYGILLAFLIGSTYPLWYSFVIGSSTGDVFSSAWPPLLPGGQFWTNVAEVFDSVDFWAALGNSLIVSSVITFSVVSFSTLAGYAFAKLRFRGRQGLLVFVIATLAVPTQLGIIPMFMMMKQLGWTGSLGAIMIPTLVTAFGVFFMRQYLVDNIPDELIEAARVDGASMIGTFWHVGVPAARPAMAILSLFTFMTAWTDYLWPMLVAPQTPTLQVALSQLQSARYVDYTIVMTGALMATIPLLLLFVIAGKQLVSGIMAGAVKG; encoded by the coding sequence ATGAGCAATGCGACCTTGCAGCGGACCGCCGCGCCCAAGCCGGTGCGCTTGGGGCGGGGCAAGAACTTTTCCGCCGATCGCCGCCCGGGATTCCTCACCTACGGCATCCTCCTGGCCTTCCTCATCGGCAGCACCTACCCGCTGTGGTACTCGTTCGTCATCGGTTCCTCCACCGGCGACGTGTTCTCCTCGGCGTGGCCACCGTTGCTGCCCGGCGGGCAGTTCTGGACCAACGTGGCCGAGGTCTTCGACTCGGTCGATTTCTGGGCGGCGCTGGGCAACAGCCTTATCGTCTCCTCGGTCATCACCTTCTCGGTGGTCAGCTTCTCCACCCTGGCCGGCTACGCATTTGCCAAGTTGCGCTTCCGCGGACGCCAGGGCCTGCTGGTCTTCGTGATCGCCACCCTGGCGGTGCCGACCCAGCTGGGCATCATCCCGATGTTCATGATGATGAAGCAGCTGGGCTGGACAGGGTCCCTGGGAGCCATCATGATTCCGACCCTGGTCACCGCCTTCGGCGTCTTCTTCATGCGCCAGTACCTGGTGGATAACATCCCGGACGAACTGATTGAAGCCGCCCGTGTTGACGGGGCTTCGATGATCGGGACTTTCTGGCATGTTGGCGTGCCGGCCGCCCGTCCGGCCATGGCGATCCTTTCGCTGTTCACCTTCATGACCGCGTGGACCGACTACCTATGGCCGATGCTCGTCGCCCCGCAAACACCTACCCTGCAGGTGGCATTGAGCCAGCTGCAATCTGCTCGATATGTCGACTACACCATCGTGATGACTGGCGCCCTGATGGCCACGATCCCGCTGCTGTTACTCTTCGTCATAGCAGGCAAACAACTTGTATCCGGAATTATGGCAGGAGCTGTAAAGGGTTAA
- a CDS encoding ExeM/NucH family extracellular endonuclease — MSKRRTTRIAAVLLGGAVAVSSFSVAQADTVEITPIEQVQGTGNSSPLSGQQVTVQGVVTGAYAEGGIRGFYVQSEGTGAEVPTAGSPAIFVYAPDEVSSVQVGDFVQVSGAVSEYYGLTQIKAQGVQQLAEPAESVKPLAISLPGDEAGREQIESMLVEPQGEFTVSDNYSLNQYGELSLAQGTSSILPGEKLLRQPTDVFAPGSSQAKALAEENAQRALVVDDGATLNFSTAKNTSVALPYIDAEQRVSVGAKASFTGPMILDYRYDLWRLQPQGQVIGAQDSDIALDFEQISNEAPEEVGGNLSVGSFNVLNYFTTTGDQLEGCTYYRDREGNPLTVKQGCDARGAADAISFERQQSKIVSALSKFTADVVVLEEIENSARFGQDRDAALSHLVDQLNAAAGSKVWSFVPSPATVPADEDVIRTAIIYRGKAVKPIDESVILQDAAFDNARDPLGQAFQKVGGNQNTRFVVVANHFKSKGSNPNDGSGNADSGDGQGAWNADRVEQAQALVRFTEELKVSRNTQKVLLAGDFNSYAAEDPIRVLTEAGFTDIGAKADSQSYVYDGLSGSLDHILASPELAAKVTGQDIWNINAIESVGYEYSRHNYNITDLFTANQYRSSDHDPLLVGLELNKKG; from the coding sequence ATGAGCAAGAGAAGAACTACTCGCATTGCAGCGGTTCTGCTCGGCGGCGCCGTGGCTGTATCCAGCTTCTCGGTGGCCCAAGCGGACACAGTCGAAATCACCCCCATCGAACAGGTGCAGGGCACCGGCAACAGCTCGCCATTGTCCGGCCAGCAGGTCACCGTGCAAGGCGTGGTCACCGGCGCCTATGCCGAGGGCGGGATCCGCGGTTTCTATGTGCAAAGCGAAGGCACCGGGGCGGAAGTTCCCACCGCAGGCAGCCCGGCAATTTTTGTTTATGCTCCTGACGAGGTCTCCTCGGTGCAGGTAGGCGACTTTGTCCAGGTCTCCGGCGCGGTCAGCGAATACTACGGGCTGACCCAGATCAAGGCCCAGGGTGTCCAGCAGCTAGCCGAGCCGGCCGAAAGCGTGAAGCCGTTGGCGATCTCCCTGCCTGGCGACGAGGCAGGACGCGAGCAGATCGAATCAATGCTCGTTGAGCCTCAAGGAGAGTTCACCGTCTCGGATAACTACTCGCTGAACCAGTACGGCGAATTGAGTCTGGCCCAGGGGACTAGCTCGATCCTGCCTGGCGAGAAGCTTCTGCGCCAGCCGACCGATGTTTTTGCTCCCGGAAGCTCCCAGGCCAAAGCGCTCGCTGAAGAAAATGCGCAGCGTGCGCTCGTGGTCGATGATGGAGCCACGTTGAATTTCAGCACCGCCAAGAACACTTCCGTTGCCCTGCCTTATATCGATGCCGAGCAGCGAGTGAGCGTCGGTGCCAAGGCGAGCTTCACCGGCCCAATGATCCTGGACTACCGCTACGACCTGTGGCGTTTGCAGCCCCAGGGCCAAGTGATCGGCGCCCAGGACTCCGACATCGCGCTGGACTTCGAGCAGATCAGCAACGAGGCTCCCGAAGAAGTCGGCGGCAACCTCAGTGTCGGCAGCTTCAACGTCTTGAACTATTTCACTACCACCGGCGATCAGCTTGAGGGCTGCACCTATTACCGGGACCGTGAAGGCAACCCGCTGACCGTGAAGCAGGGCTGCGATGCCCGCGGCGCTGCCGATGCGATCAGCTTCGAACGCCAGCAGTCCAAGATTGTTTCCGCGCTGAGCAAGTTCACCGCCGACGTGGTGGTCCTTGAGGAAATCGAAAACTCGGCACGCTTTGGACAGGATCGCGATGCAGCTCTGTCCCACCTGGTTGATCAGCTGAATGCCGCCGCTGGCAGCAAGGTGTGGAGCTTCGTCCCGAGCCCGGCAACCGTGCCGGCCGATGAAGATGTCATCCGCACCGCGATCATCTACCGCGGTAAGGCGGTGAAGCCGATTGATGAATCGGTCATCTTGCAGGATGCCGCATTTGATAATGCCCGTGACCCGTTGGGCCAGGCTTTCCAGAAGGTCGGCGGAAACCAGAACACCCGCTTTGTCGTGGTGGCCAACCACTTCAAGTCTAAGGGATCCAACCCGAATGATGGTTCGGGCAATGCCGATTCTGGCGACGGCCAGGGCGCGTGGAATGCAGACCGTGTCGAGCAGGCCCAGGCATTGGTTCGATTCACTGAAGAGCTGAAGGTCTCGCGAAACACGCAAAAGGTCCTGCTGGCCGGTGACTTCAACTCCTATGCCGCTGAAGATCCGATTCGCGTTCTGACCGAGGCCGGGTTCACCGACATCGGTGCCAAGGCCGATTCCCAGAGCTACGTCTACGACGGGCTCAGCGGTTCATTGGACCACATTCTGGCCTCCCCTGAGCTAGCTGCAAAGGTCACTGGCCAAGACATCTGGAATATCAATGCGATCGAATCCGTGGGCTACGAGTACAGCCGGCACAACTACAACATCACCGATCTGTTCACCGCGAACCAGTACCGCTCTTCGGATCACGATCCGCTGTTGGTTGGACTGGAACTGAATAAGAAGGGCTAG
- a CDS encoding GNAT family N-acetyltransferase encodes MRQLPVDSNTALRLLAISDATHLAHSYQRNREHLKRWEPERAEEFFTEAWQAQNISQVLAANSQGLAYPYGLFRDDVLIGRFSIVSVVRGAFQSASLGYWVDHECTGQGLASRAVAAILVEAAEHLGLHRIEASTLVDNHASQQVLLNNGFTQIGMAPKYLKIAGRWQDHNLYQAILHG; translated from the coding sequence ATGCGCCAGCTACCCGTTGACTCGAACACCGCCCTTCGACTGCTCGCCATCAGCGACGCCACGCACCTCGCGCATTCCTACCAGCGCAACAGGGAGCATCTGAAGCGGTGGGAACCAGAACGCGCCGAGGAGTTTTTCACCGAAGCTTGGCAGGCCCAGAATATTTCACAGGTCTTGGCCGCAAACTCCCAAGGTCTCGCCTACCCCTACGGACTGTTCCGCGACGACGTATTAATTGGACGCTTTAGTATCGTTTCCGTGGTTCGCGGTGCCTTCCAAAGCGCGAGCCTCGGCTATTGGGTCGATCATGAATGCACTGGCCAAGGATTGGCTTCACGCGCGGTGGCTGCAATACTTGTTGAAGCAGCTGAGCATCTCGGTCTGCACCGGATCGAAGCAAGCACCCTGGTTGATAATCACGCCTCGCAGCAAGTACTGCTCAACAACGGCTTCACCCAGATCGGCATGGCACCGAAATACCTCAAGATCGCCGGCCGCTGGCAGGACCACAACCTCTACCAAGCCATCTTGCATGGCTGA